In a single window of the Diachasmimorpha longicaudata isolate KC_UGA_2023 chromosome 16, iyDiaLong2, whole genome shotgun sequence genome:
- the LOC135170200 gene encoding uncharacterized protein LOC135170200 codes for MDQNRIKKLLFSEYKELYEKIIIESPFAETTRDGRGVREVTMALSSSKLIIATDVFQKNQGFTCCPGVDASIECFELVSVYPLEFVNLSVFRRRRRKTLKARLISGRVTYYELGGICHRDSLWSLWCTQIEVLQLQKENGSSLSETTAASSSSSTTLYILSSDGESRFVPKDWGNPRVCRQRQNYSGGDGIPPVWPRKDIYLGPTYNELGHGLYAPVPVRFAGTSFDDLGVQYELRPVSLTPLQKSNHSWPPSKYSTTKRQQKAKDIGPCDVLYLHRPSPHPQRLISKVSRTGSHPSPHCSDIDRNDSTISRSRKTDRESNYALVPKLSRFGFGIGENCSSGLYLAPHEGDPDHLVKIKPAYKLMDPYKLIESGVEIWERRKGVQSNSSSRHSFKSLRRYGLATCPHFFFGLGPWSVNAGDKISVQKRRSSSLVGIRRPVDDEMRLPVPKKQLCTSVSMTSLNPERPSPVTSTRGRLVIFWTPNYWYRPRAATAVYRELRNHLTRLHNFHSTRDNGKRCSFLGRKFSSDGSKTNGMKMCSKSSCILNKIFPGRDLRKRRKDLQKSEERTVTQLRRLLRPNFKATIWDLDSTTLAKQLTLIDRNLFLRIPSSEIEIIVFQNSSRNAPNVGAWIAFSHRISSLTSSEILMIRKLEMRARMLARLINSAKKCFSMGNFNSSRSIIAGLQSPSVYRLRSTWNHLKTHHATRYESFSRLCRIFTNCRTDCYLDSWEKAQDRPPVLPYIGHVLSRILGLDLDEEVAREETPRRWTQKNYDCGCTYLCPASEDGKSGKNHQEVTRHTISSSQKKSEPSLVRRILSTRMARLLQGKTAIRGKIDVFWAAVQLMRARKFFDHWHTQVLTAKIIKEHELKSKNVNWKKKRADEVGVWMRECQRLAREYEFPGHSLAWEFLLKARYKEDKENFWISLKLEPPLG; via the exons ATGGACCAgaatagaattaaaaaattacttttctcTGAATACAAAGAATTgtacgaaaaaattatcatcgaaTCACCATTCGCTGAGACTACGAGGGACGGCCGGGGAGTGAGAGAAGTTACCATGGCATTGAGTTCTTCCAAGCTGATCATTGCCACTGacgttttccaaaaaaatcagggATTCACTTGCTGTCCAGGAGTCGATGCCAGTATCGAGTGTTTCGAGCTCGTTTCTGTTTATCCTTTGGAGTTTGTTAATTTGAGTGTTTTTAGGAGACGAAGGAGAAAAACCCTGAAGGCCAG aTTAATTAGCGGTCGCGTAACATATTACGAATTGGGGGGTATCTGCCACCGTGATTCCCTCTGGTCCCTCTGGTGCACCCAAATTGAGGTCCTCCAACTGCAGAAAGAAAATGGAAGTTCTCTCTCTGAAACCACAGCGGCTAGCTCATCAAGCTCCACCACCCTCTACATTCTCTCTTCCGACGGGGAATCCCGATTTGTCCCAAAAGATTGGGGGAATCCCCGAGTCtgtagacagagacagaattACAGTGGCGGTGATGGTATTCCCCCCGTGTGGCCCCGCAAAGACATCTACCTCGGTCCAACTTACAACGAACTCGGTCACGGTCTCTACGCTCCAGTTCCCGTGCGTTTTGCAGGTACCAGTTTCGATGACCTTGGAGTTCAATATGAATTGCGTCCAGTATCCCTCACTCCTCTCCAGAAGTCCAACCACAGTTGGCCACCGTCGAAATACTCCACCACAAAACGACAGCAGAAAGCCAAAGACATCGGACCTTGTGACGTTCTTTACCTCCACAGACCATCCCCTCATCCCCAGAGATTGATTTCAAAAGTTTCTCGCACCGGgtcccacccctccccccattGCAGCGATATCGATAGAAATGATTCGACGATCTCCAGAAGCCGAAAGACAGATCGAGAATCAAATTACGCTCTAGTTCCCAAATTATCGAGATTTGGATTTGGAATCGGTGAGAATTGCTCGTCTGGGCTGTATCTAGCCCCTCACGAGGGCGATCCTGATCACCTAGTCAAGATAAAGCCAGCTTACAAACTGATGGACCCTTACAAATTGATCGAGAGTGGAGTGGAAATCTGGGAGAGAAGAAAAGGTGTTCAATCGAACAGCTCCTCACGACATTCGTTCAAATCTCTCAGAAGATACGGGTTGGCCACCTGTCCCCACTTCTTCTTCGGGTTGGGTCCCTGGTCTGTGAACGCCGGTGACAAAATTTCAGTTCAGAAGAGAAGATCCTCGAGTCTGGTGGGAATCAGAAGACCTGTCGATGATGAAATGAGACTCCCTGTCCCCAAGAAGCAGCTCTGCACGAGTGTTTCCATGACTTCTCTAAACCCTGAAAGACCCTCACCTGTCACTTCTACGAGAGGAAGACTCGTGATATTCTGGACGCCGAACTACTGGTACAGACCCCGAGCTGCAACCGCTGTCTACAGGGAGTTGAGGAACCACTTGACACGTCTCCACAATTTTCATTCGACAAGAGATAATGGTAAACGATGTTCCTTCTTAGGGAGGAAGTTCTCCTCGGATGGAAGCAAGACAAACGGGATGAAGATGTGCAGTAAGAGCAGTTGCATTCTGAACAAGATATTCCCGGGTCGAGACCTGCGGAAGAGAAGGAAAGACCTTCAGAAGTCCGAAGAGAGGACAGTGACCCAACTGAGACGTTTGTTGAGACCAAATTTCAAAGCAACGATCTGGGATCTAGACAGTACGACTTTGGCAAAGCAGCTGACACTCATCGATCGCAATTTGTTCCTGAGGATACCATCGTCAGAGATCGAGATAATCGTCTTCCAAAATTCATCTAGGAATGCACCAAACGTGGGAGCTTGGATTGCCTTCAGCCATCGAATTTCCTCGTTGACTTCTAGTGAGATCCTCATGATCAGGAAATTGGAAATGAGGGCGAGGATGTTGGCGAGGCTCATCAACTCCGctaaaaaatgtttctccaTGGGAAACTTCAACTCATCCAGATCTATCATCGCGGGTCTCCAGAGTCCATCGGTTTACAGATTAAGATCTACTTGGAATCATCTGAAGACTCATCACGCTACGAGGTACGAGAGCTTTTCAAGGTTGTGCAGGATTTTTACAAATTGTAGAACAGATTGTTATCTCGACTCATGGGAGAAAGCGCAAGATCGTCCACCAGTGCTGCCCTACATCGGTCACGTATTGAGTAGAATTCTAGGGCTTGATCTTGATGAAGAGGTGGCCAGGGAGGAAACACCGAGACGTTGGACGCAGAAGAACTACGACTGTGGTTGTACGTATCTGTGCCCAGCGTCTGAAGATGGAAAATCTGGGAAGAACCATCAGGAGGTGACACGTCATACCATTTCCTCGTCTCAAAAGAAGTCTGAACCGAGCTTGGTAAGGAGAATCCTGTCGACGAGGATGGCGAGGCTTCTTCAGGGAAAGACTGCGATTCGAGGGAAAATTGATGTCTTCTGGGCTGCAGTACAGCTGATGAGAGCCAGAAAGTTCTTTGATCATTGGCACACTCAGGTTTTAACGGCGAAGATCATCAAGGAACACGAGTTGAAGAGCAAAAATGTGAATTGGAAGAAGAAAAGGGCAGACGAGGTCGGGGTGTGGATGAGGGAGTGCCAGAGGCTTGCGAGGGAGTACGAATTTCCTGGGCACTCTTTGGCTTGGGAATTCTTGCTGAAGGCGAGGTATAAGGAGGACAAGGAGAACTTTTGGATTAGTTTGAAGCTAGAGCCACCTTTGGGATGA